In Poecilia reticulata strain Guanapo linkage group LG1, Guppy_female_1.0+MT, whole genome shotgun sequence, one genomic interval encodes:
- the toporsa gene encoding topoisomerase I binding, arginine/serine-rich a isoform X2, whose protein sequence is MSAIKVALQHSPKGGRRKTSKTMSADVSPDSKCPICLDIFHNMSYLDRCLHKFCFRCILEWSKNKPECPLCKQPFSSIYHSIKSDEDFQKYELKQQVENSSFGYFGGVRFRYRTTLTGVHRQMRRTSPPPDNGVMFEASSDLPQQRRDRYIRRMMTRLAAKRRAASEGRAVNNLREQEMINFRRELYRRGVRVRIVRDGGRSRDTSAEFYRRNPACLHRLVPWLKRELMVLYGAHGSLVNIVQHIIMSRITRYDMEDGAIQEELRPFLQGRTEHFLHEFINFAKSPFNMEAYDQHAVYDCPAPSSNEHSSSNSSVIAISEDEENSAEMEPPGNSAYTLSQSLWDDETPGPSYSTTTESSRQDFQTVLDLDSESSSEDEQQIFGASPPQIRSHSQTDVAHADGTIEDCASSDGDDCVIVGYVKPTTERTPELVHLSSDSDGSSVEENPEAPLQSQHIRFTSCSPANSHSSDSSKAGETTKGQTDHRHQSSSKETLSSNTYNTSTGRRTHKRFDSRERSIEGHKSKGRDHKRKKSHSKSRGRKYSSKSPVISQSTFNSHARRGNFSKSDGLHARRDSDHSYQSYTHYRRERNGSVTHYTQRRSYYYSSHKYSRSKSRSRSRDSPHRRERRRSRSRPFSSSCSSSPERKSHHDKPGGKRKCKAKHLAEPSKNTESGQSDSMSLTKHKKTSKEKHHKRSKERSRRRSRSGSTEVVGERHKHHHKKKKKHKKKSKKSKNSELKAKSSPNVITIESDNESFANRSITPVSRTTEHTFIDNPADDGENPATVDQASQSH, encoded by the coding sequence ATGTCAGCGATCAAGGTTGCCCTACAGCACAGCCCAAAGGGTGGGAGGCGGAAAACCTCCAAGACGATGTCTGCAGACGTGTCTCCAGACTCCAAGTGCCCCATCTGTTTGGACATATTTCATAATATGTCCTACTTGGACCGCTGCCTCCATAAATTCTGCTTCCGTTGTATTCTGGAGTGGTCGAAGAACAAACCTGAGTGCCCACTGTGCAAACAGCCGTTTAGTTCAATCTATCACAGCATAAAATCAGATGAGGACTTTCAAAAATATGAACTGAAACAGCAGGTGGAAAATTCCTCATTTGGTTATTTCGGAGGAGTTCGGTTTCGATACCGAACGACTCTCACTGGGGTTCATCGACAGATGAGAAGAACCTCTCCGCCTCCAGATAACGGAGTAATGTTTGAAGCTTCCTCCGATTTACCCCAGCAGAGACGGGATCGATACATTCGCCGCATGATGACGAGGTTGGCGGCTAAGAGGAGAGCTGCAAGCGAAGGCAGAGCCGTGAACAATCTCAGGGAACAGGAGATGATCAACTTCAGAAGGGAGCTCTACCGAAGGGGGGTCAGGGTGAGGATTGTGAGGGACGGCGGGCGCTCCAGAGACACATCCGCTGAATTTTATAGAAGAAATCCTGCCTGCCTACACAGACTCGTCCCGTGGCTAAAAAGAGAACTGATGGTGCTGTACGGGGCCCACGGCTCCTTGGTcaacatagttcagcatatcaTCATGTCACGCATTACACGCTACGATATGGAGGACGGGGCCATCCAGGAAGAGCTCAGACCTTTCCTGCAGGGTCGGACAGAACACTTTCTGCACGAATTTATCAATTTTGCAAAGTCCCCCTTCAATATGGAGGCCTACGACCAACATGCCGTTTATGATTGCCCTGCACCCTCCTCCAATGagcacagcagctccaactccTCTGTAATCGCCATTTCAGAGGACGAGGAAAACTCTGCAGAGATGGAACCTCCTGGGAACTCGGCATATACTCTGAGTCAGTCTTTGTGGGACGATGAGACGCCGGGGCCTTCGTATTCAACAACAACAGAGTCCAGCAGGCAAGACTTTCAAACAGTCCTGGACTTGGATTCAGAAAGCAGCTCAGAAGACGAACAGCAAATTTTTGGTGCTTCTCCACCACAAATTAGATCTCATAGCCAAACAGATGTTGCTCATGCTGACGGCACCATAGAAGACTGTGCATCTTCCGATGGTGATGACTGTGTCATTGTGGGATATGTTAAGCCTACAACAGAAAGGACTCCAGAGCTGGTTCATCTGTCTTCCGACTCTGATGGCTCTTCTGTTGAGGAGAACCCAGAAGCTCCTCTTCAGTCGCAACACATCCGTTTCACCAGCTGTAGTCCTGCAAATTCACACAGTAGTGATTCCAGTAAGGCTGGAGAAACTACAAAAGGCCAAACAGACCACCGTCATCAGTCCTCCTCTAAAGAAACACTTAGCTCAAACACATACAATACTTCAACTGGTAGAAGAACACATAAAAGGTTTGACAGCAGGGAAAGGTCTATTGAGGGACATAAATCAAAGGGGAGAGACCACAAGAGAAAGAAGAGCCACTCAAAGAGCAGAGGGCGCAAGTACTCTAGCAAAAGTCCAGTAATTTCTCAAAGCACTTTCAATTCTCATGCCCGTCGTGGAAACTTCTCAAAAAGTGATGGACTGCATGCAAGGAGGGACAGCGACCACAGCTACCAGTCATACACCCATTACAGACGAGAGAGAAATGGTAGCGTAACTCACTACACACAGAGACGGTCCTACTATTACAGCAGCCACAAGTACTCACGCTCCAAATCCAGGAGCCGCAGCAGGGACTCACCTCACCGACGAGAGAGGAGGCGGTCTCGATCCAGACCGTtttccagcagctgctcctcttcGCCGGAAAGGAAATCTCATCATGACAAGCCTGGCGGCAAAAGGAAATGTAAAGCTAAACATTTGGCAGAACCATCCAAGAACACCGAAAGTGGCCAAAGTGACTCCATGTCGTTGACAAAACACAAGAAGACAAGCAAAGAGAAGCACCATAAAAGATCCAAAGAGAGGTcaaggaggaggagcaggagtgGGAGCACAGAGGTCGTCGGTGAGCGACACAAGCACCAccataagaagaagaagaagcacaagaagaaaagtaaaaaaagcaaGAATTCCGAGCTCAAAGCGAAGTCCTCACCCAATGTCATTACAATCGAAAGCGACAATGAGTCTTTTGCCAATCGCAGCATCACGCCTGTCAGTAGAACTACTGAACATACTTTCATCGATAATCCTGCTGATGATGGAGAAAACCCTGCCACGGTGGACCAAGCTTCACAATCACATTGA
- the ndufb6 gene encoding NADH dehydrogenase [ubiquinone] 1 beta subcomplex subunit 6 yields the protein MSGYTPDEKLRFQQLVKLRRQWLKDQELSHREPVLQPKPLGPVAKFWAGFLEPKSLWRLYTHKVYKGGVFTLTRLLIPAWLAHYYVKYHAAQRPYGIVDLKPRLFPGDTILETGEVLPGLPETHGHH from the exons ATGTCTGGTTACACACCAGACGAGAAGCTGCGCTTCCAGCAGCTAGTGAAGCTCCGGAGGCAGTGGCTAAAGGACCAGGAGCTCAGTCACAGGGAGCCCGTGCTGCAGCCCAAACCTCTCGGGCCTGTCGCTAAGTTCTGGGCCGGGTTTCTGGAGCCGAAGAGTCTGTGGAGGCTTTAT ACCCACAAGGTGTACAAAGGTGGCGTTTTCACATTAACACGGCTGCTGATACCTGCCTGGCTTGCCCACTACTATGTGAAATACCACGCTGCT caAAGACCTTACGGCATTGTGGACCTAAAACCCAGGCTTTTCCCT ggTGACACCATTCTTGAGACGGGTGAAGTTCTTCCTGGTCTCCCTGAAACACATGGCCATCACtga
- the toporsa gene encoding topoisomerase I binding, arginine/serine-rich a isoform X1 produces MSEFLQGEKIMSAIKVALQHSPKGGRRKTSKTMSADVSPDSKCPICLDIFHNMSYLDRCLHKFCFRCILEWSKNKPECPLCKQPFSSIYHSIKSDEDFQKYELKQQVENSSFGYFGGVRFRYRTTLTGVHRQMRRTSPPPDNGVMFEASSDLPQQRRDRYIRRMMTRLAAKRRAASEGRAVNNLREQEMINFRRELYRRGVRVRIVRDGGRSRDTSAEFYRRNPACLHRLVPWLKRELMVLYGAHGSLVNIVQHIIMSRITRYDMEDGAIQEELRPFLQGRTEHFLHEFINFAKSPFNMEAYDQHAVYDCPAPSSNEHSSSNSSVIAISEDEENSAEMEPPGNSAYTLSQSLWDDETPGPSYSTTTESSRQDFQTVLDLDSESSSEDEQQIFGASPPQIRSHSQTDVAHADGTIEDCASSDGDDCVIVGYVKPTTERTPELVHLSSDSDGSSVEENPEAPLQSQHIRFTSCSPANSHSSDSSKAGETTKGQTDHRHQSSSKETLSSNTYNTSTGRRTHKRFDSRERSIEGHKSKGRDHKRKKSHSKSRGRKYSSKSPVISQSTFNSHARRGNFSKSDGLHARRDSDHSYQSYTHYRRERNGSVTHYTQRRSYYYSSHKYSRSKSRSRSRDSPHRRERRRSRSRPFSSSCSSSPERKSHHDKPGGKRKCKAKHLAEPSKNTESGQSDSMSLTKHKKTSKEKHHKRSKERSRRRSRSGSTEVVGERHKHHHKKKKKHKKKSKKSKNSELKAKSSPNVITIESDNESFANRSITPVSRTTEHTFIDNPADDGENPATVDQASQSH; encoded by the exons ATGAGTGAGTTTCTTCAAGGAGAGAAG ATCATGTCAGCGATCAAGGTTGCCCTACAGCACAGCCCAAAGGGTGGGAGGCGGAAAACCTCCAAGACGATGTCTGCAGACGTGTCTCCAGACTCCAAGTGCCCCATCTGTTTGGACATATTTCATAATATGTCCTACTTGGACCGCTGCCTCCATAAATTCTGCTTCCGTTGTATTCTGGAGTGGTCGAAGAACAAACCTGAGTGCCCACTGTGCAAACAGCCGTTTAGTTCAATCTATCACAGCATAAAATCAGATGAGGACTTTCAAAAATATGAACTGAAACAGCAGGTGGAAAATTCCTCATTTGGTTATTTCGGAGGAGTTCGGTTTCGATACCGAACGACTCTCACTGGGGTTCATCGACAGATGAGAAGAACCTCTCCGCCTCCAGATAACGGAGTAATGTTTGAAGCTTCCTCCGATTTACCCCAGCAGAGACGGGATCGATACATTCGCCGCATGATGACGAGGTTGGCGGCTAAGAGGAGAGCTGCAAGCGAAGGCAGAGCCGTGAACAATCTCAGGGAACAGGAGATGATCAACTTCAGAAGGGAGCTCTACCGAAGGGGGGTCAGGGTGAGGATTGTGAGGGACGGCGGGCGCTCCAGAGACACATCCGCTGAATTTTATAGAAGAAATCCTGCCTGCCTACACAGACTCGTCCCGTGGCTAAAAAGAGAACTGATGGTGCTGTACGGGGCCCACGGCTCCTTGGTcaacatagttcagcatatcaTCATGTCACGCATTACACGCTACGATATGGAGGACGGGGCCATCCAGGAAGAGCTCAGACCTTTCCTGCAGGGTCGGACAGAACACTTTCTGCACGAATTTATCAATTTTGCAAAGTCCCCCTTCAATATGGAGGCCTACGACCAACATGCCGTTTATGATTGCCCTGCACCCTCCTCCAATGagcacagcagctccaactccTCTGTAATCGCCATTTCAGAGGACGAGGAAAACTCTGCAGAGATGGAACCTCCTGGGAACTCGGCATATACTCTGAGTCAGTCTTTGTGGGACGATGAGACGCCGGGGCCTTCGTATTCAACAACAACAGAGTCCAGCAGGCAAGACTTTCAAACAGTCCTGGACTTGGATTCAGAAAGCAGCTCAGAAGACGAACAGCAAATTTTTGGTGCTTCTCCACCACAAATTAGATCTCATAGCCAAACAGATGTTGCTCATGCTGACGGCACCATAGAAGACTGTGCATCTTCCGATGGTGATGACTGTGTCATTGTGGGATATGTTAAGCCTACAACAGAAAGGACTCCAGAGCTGGTTCATCTGTCTTCCGACTCTGATGGCTCTTCTGTTGAGGAGAACCCAGAAGCTCCTCTTCAGTCGCAACACATCCGTTTCACCAGCTGTAGTCCTGCAAATTCACACAGTAGTGATTCCAGTAAGGCTGGAGAAACTACAAAAGGCCAAACAGACCACCGTCATCAGTCCTCCTCTAAAGAAACACTTAGCTCAAACACATACAATACTTCAACTGGTAGAAGAACACATAAAAGGTTTGACAGCAGGGAAAGGTCTATTGAGGGACATAAATCAAAGGGGAGAGACCACAAGAGAAAGAAGAGCCACTCAAAGAGCAGAGGGCGCAAGTACTCTAGCAAAAGTCCAGTAATTTCTCAAAGCACTTTCAATTCTCATGCCCGTCGTGGAAACTTCTCAAAAAGTGATGGACTGCATGCAAGGAGGGACAGCGACCACAGCTACCAGTCATACACCCATTACAGACGAGAGAGAAATGGTAGCGTAACTCACTACACACAGAGACGGTCCTACTATTACAGCAGCCACAAGTACTCACGCTCCAAATCCAGGAGCCGCAGCAGGGACTCACCTCACCGACGAGAGAGGAGGCGGTCTCGATCCAGACCGTtttccagcagctgctcctcttcGCCGGAAAGGAAATCTCATCATGACAAGCCTGGCGGCAAAAGGAAATGTAAAGCTAAACATTTGGCAGAACCATCCAAGAACACCGAAAGTGGCCAAAGTGACTCCATGTCGTTGACAAAACACAAGAAGACAAGCAAAGAGAAGCACCATAAAAGATCCAAAGAGAGGTcaaggaggaggagcaggagtgGGAGCACAGAGGTCGTCGGTGAGCGACACAAGCACCAccataagaagaagaagaagcacaagaagaaaagtaaaaaaagcaaGAATTCCGAGCTCAAAGCGAAGTCCTCACCCAATGTCATTACAATCGAAAGCGACAATGAGTCTTTTGCCAATCGCAGCATCACGCCTGTCAGTAGAACTACTGAACATACTTTCATCGATAATCCTGCTGATGATGGAGAAAACCCTGCCACGGTGGACCAAGCTTCACAATCACATTGA
- the LOC103466417 gene encoding PRELI domain-containing protein 1, mitochondrial-like isoform X2, whose translation MVKYFCSTSDIKSTWDHVVSAFWQRYPNPFSTHVLTEDVVYREVTTDHRLLSRRLLMKTNRLPRWAERFFPAGMSRYVYILEDSIVDPVNRSLTTYTWNLNHTTLMSVEERCVFLDSAEQPATTQLRREAWISSSIFGFSKPIQEFGLARFKSNQVKAMKGLEYALSNLQGEAPQRQLRDSVRPPSEKAKEAAKSLASAAAAPKKPQQYV comes from the exons AtggtcaaatatttttgtagcaCCTCAGACATAAAGAGCACATGGGACCATGTTGTCTCTGCCTTTTGGCAGAGATACCCTAATCCTTTCAG CACCCATGTTCTCACTGAGGACGTCGTGTACCGGGAGGTGACCACGGACCACCGGCTCCTCTCCAGACGCCTGCTGATGAAGACCAATCGGCTGCCTCGCTGGGCAGAGCGGTTCTTCCCTGCCGGCATGTCTCGCTACGTCTACATCCTGGAGGACTCCATTGTGGACCCGGTCAACAGAAGCTTGACCACCTACACCTGGAACCTGAATCACACGACTCTCATG TCTGTGGAGGAGCGCTGTGTTTTCCTAGATTCGGCGGAGCAGCCAGCAACCACGCAGCTAAGACGGGAAGCGTGGATATCTTCAAGCATTTTTGGCTTCTCCAAACCCATTCAG GAGTTTGGATTGGCCCGCTTCAAGAGCAACCAGGTGAAGGCCATGAAGGGGCTGGAATACGCTCTGTCCAATCTGCAGG GAGAGGCGCCGCAACGGCAGCTCCGGGACTCGGTGAGACCCCCGTCAGAGAAGGCCAAGGAGGCGGCCAAGAGTCTGGCGTCAGCTGCCGCCGCTCCGAAGAAACCCCAGCAGTACGTCTGA
- the LOC103466417 gene encoding PRELI domain-containing protein 1, mitochondrial-like isoform X1, translating to MVKYFCSTSDIKSTWDHVVSAFWQRYPNPFSTHVLTEDVVYREVTTDHRLLSRRLLMKTNRLPRWAERFFPAGMSRYVYILEDSIVDPVNRSLTTYTWNLNHTTLMSVEERCVFLDSAEQPATTQLRREAWISSSIFGFSKPIQEFGLARFKSNQVKAMKGLEYALSNLQGMYGEAPQRQLRDSVRPPSEKAKEAAKSLASAAAAPKKPQQYV from the exons AtggtcaaatatttttgtagcaCCTCAGACATAAAGAGCACATGGGACCATGTTGTCTCTGCCTTTTGGCAGAGATACCCTAATCCTTTCAG CACCCATGTTCTCACTGAGGACGTCGTGTACCGGGAGGTGACCACGGACCACCGGCTCCTCTCCAGACGCCTGCTGATGAAGACCAATCGGCTGCCTCGCTGGGCAGAGCGGTTCTTCCCTGCCGGCATGTCTCGCTACGTCTACATCCTGGAGGACTCCATTGTGGACCCGGTCAACAGAAGCTTGACCACCTACACCTGGAACCTGAATCACACGACTCTCATG TCTGTGGAGGAGCGCTGTGTTTTCCTAGATTCGGCGGAGCAGCCAGCAACCACGCAGCTAAGACGGGAAGCGTGGATATCTTCAAGCATTTTTGGCTTCTCCAAACCCATTCAG GAGTTTGGATTGGCCCGCTTCAAGAGCAACCAGGTGAAGGCCATGAAGGGGCTGGAATACGCTCTGTCCAATCTGCAGGGTATGTACG GAGAGGCGCCGCAACGGCAGCTCCGGGACTCGGTGAGACCCCCGTCAGAGAAGGCCAAGGAGGCGGCCAAGAGTCTGGCGTCAGCTGCCGCCGCTCCGAAGAAACCCCAGCAGTACGTCTGA
- the mtap gene encoding S-methyl-5'-thioadenosine phosphorylase: MASSVSVKIGIIGGSGLDDPDILEGRTERYVDTPYGKPSDALILGKIKNVECVLLARHGRQHTIMPSNVNYQANVWALREEGCTHLVVTTACGSLREKIQPGDIVIIDQFIDRTTKRPQTLYDGQPTSPPGVCHIPMAEPFCNKTREVLVEVARSLGVKCHMRGTMLTIEGPRFSSRAESLMFRQWGADVINMTTVPEVVLAKEAGLCYASIAMATDYDCWKEHEEAVCVDNVLKTMKENANKASSILLTAIPQISQMDWTQTTKNLKSMAQSSVMLPKH; encoded by the exons ATGGCGTCCTCCGTGTCCGTAAAG atagGAATCATCGGTGGGTCAGGTCTTGATGATCCAGATATTCTGGAAGGAAGAACAGAGCGTTATGTTGACACACCATATGGAAAG CCCTCAGATGCTTTGATACTgggaaagattaaaaatgtggaATGTGTGCTCCTTGCGAG ACACGGGAGACAGCACACCATAATGCCGTCGAATGTGAACTACCAGGCCAACGTCTGGGCTCTAAGAGAAGAGGGCTGCACTCATCTGGTGGTAACCACAGCTTGTGGCTCCCTGAGGGAAAAGATTCAGCCCGGTGACATCGTCATCATAGATCAGTTCATCGACAG GACGACCAAGAGGCCTCAGACGCTGTATGACGGGCAGCCCACCAGCCCACCGGGGGTCTGTCACATCCCCATGGCTGAGCCTTTTTGCAACAAAACCAGAGAG GTTCTGGTGGAGGTGGCGCGCAGTCTGGGTGTCAAGTGCCACATGCGAGGGACCATGCTGACCATCGAAGGACCCCGCTTCTCCTCTCGGGCAGAGAGCCTGATGTTCAGACAGTGGGGCGCCGACGTGATCAACATGACCACCGTGCCGGAGGTGGTCCTCGCCAAAGAGGCCGGCCTGTGCTACGCCAGCATCGCAATGGCAACAGACTACGACTGTTGGAAGGAGCACGAAGAGGCG gTCTGTGTTGATAATGTCCTGAAGACGATGAAGGAGAACGCAAACAAAGCCAGCAGCATCCTGCTGACTGCAATACCGCAGATCAGCCAGATGGACTGGACTCAAACCACCAAGAACTTAAAA
- the LOC103466417 gene encoding PRELI domain-containing protein 1, mitochondrial-like isoform X4, with protein MVKYFCSTSDIKSTWDHVVSAFWQRYPNPFSTHVLTEDVVYREVTTDHRLLSRRLLMKTNRLPRWAERFFPAGMSRYVYILEDSIVDPVNRSLTTYTWNLNHTTLMSVEERCVFLDSAEQPATTQLRREAWISSSIFGFSKPIQEFGLARFKSNQVKAMKGLEYALSNLQGLGIRLSVGERRRNGSSGTR; from the exons AtggtcaaatatttttgtagcaCCTCAGACATAAAGAGCACATGGGACCATGTTGTCTCTGCCTTTTGGCAGAGATACCCTAATCCTTTCAG CACCCATGTTCTCACTGAGGACGTCGTGTACCGGGAGGTGACCACGGACCACCGGCTCCTCTCCAGACGCCTGCTGATGAAGACCAATCGGCTGCCTCGCTGGGCAGAGCGGTTCTTCCCTGCCGGCATGTCTCGCTACGTCTACATCCTGGAGGACTCCATTGTGGACCCGGTCAACAGAAGCTTGACCACCTACACCTGGAACCTGAATCACACGACTCTCATG TCTGTGGAGGAGCGCTGTGTTTTCCTAGATTCGGCGGAGCAGCCAGCAACCACGCAGCTAAGACGGGAAGCGTGGATATCTTCAAGCATTTTTGGCTTCTCCAAACCCATTCAG GAGTTTGGATTGGCCCGCTTCAAGAGCAACCAGGTGAAGGCCATGAAGGGGCTGGAATACGCTCTGTCCAATCTGCAGG GACTGGGCATCAGGCTGAGCGTTGGG GAGAGGCGCCGCAACGGCAGCTCCGGGACTCGGTGA
- the LOC103466417 gene encoding PRELI domain-containing protein 1, mitochondrial-like isoform X3, with amino-acid sequence MVKYFCSTSDIKSTWDHVVSAFWQRYPNPFSTHVLTEDVVYREVTTDHRLLSRRLLMKTNRLPRWAERFFPAGMSRYVYILEDSIVDPVNRSLTTYTWNLNHTTLMSVEERCVFLDSAEQPATTQLRREAWISSSIFGFSKPIQEFGLARFKSNQVKAMKGLEYALSNLQGMYGLGIRLSVGERRRNGSSGTR; translated from the exons AtggtcaaatatttttgtagcaCCTCAGACATAAAGAGCACATGGGACCATGTTGTCTCTGCCTTTTGGCAGAGATACCCTAATCCTTTCAG CACCCATGTTCTCACTGAGGACGTCGTGTACCGGGAGGTGACCACGGACCACCGGCTCCTCTCCAGACGCCTGCTGATGAAGACCAATCGGCTGCCTCGCTGGGCAGAGCGGTTCTTCCCTGCCGGCATGTCTCGCTACGTCTACATCCTGGAGGACTCCATTGTGGACCCGGTCAACAGAAGCTTGACCACCTACACCTGGAACCTGAATCACACGACTCTCATG TCTGTGGAGGAGCGCTGTGTTTTCCTAGATTCGGCGGAGCAGCCAGCAACCACGCAGCTAAGACGGGAAGCGTGGATATCTTCAAGCATTTTTGGCTTCTCCAAACCCATTCAG GAGTTTGGATTGGCCCGCTTCAAGAGCAACCAGGTGAAGGCCATGAAGGGGCTGGAATACGCTCTGTCCAATCTGCAGGGTATGTACG GACTGGGCATCAGGCTGAGCGTTGGG GAGAGGCGCCGCAACGGCAGCTCCGGGACTCGGTGA